In the genome of Chaetodon auriga isolate fChaAug3 chromosome 15, fChaAug3.hap1, whole genome shotgun sequence, one region contains:
- the gng8 gene encoding guanine nucleotide-binding protein G(I)/G(S)/G(O) subunit gamma-8 yields the protein MSNNMAKIADARKTVEQLKLEVNIERMMVSKAAADLMAYCETHAKEDPLVTPVPSSENPFREKKLFCVIL from the exons ATGTCCAACAACATGGCCAAGATTGCAGATGCCCGTAAGACTGTAGAACAACTGAAACTGGAGGTCAACATAGAGAGGATGATG GTatccaaagcagcagctgatctgaTGGCCTACTGTGAAACTCACGCCAAAGAGGACCCTCTAGTCACACCGGTACCTTCTTCTGAGAACCCTTTTCGAGAGAAGAAATTGTTCTGTGTAATATTATAA
- the tmem45b gene encoding transmembrane protein 45B, with product MANFGGHAIPGSFFLLFGFWLTVKYILQHYWRTNQPKGRLIMPPFMKKMEYFEGGFSIFASFVGIMVEQFVVDGPHAHLYNRETASWVKLMNWQHGTMYLFFGIYGIVLVGSTASKLVPAGVDRLALSLALFVEGFLFYYHVHNRPMLDAHIHSLLLVAVFSGSASTMLEVFIRDNIILELFRGCLFILQGSWFYQIGFVLYPLSGPEWDLEQHGNVMFVTMCFCWHLAVAMLLVACTSFVVWFTVKRCSRKGRDIEIGMRNTSSKSSSQKALLEDSDEE from the exons ATGGCCAACTTCGGAGGACATGCCATTCCTGGCTCCTTTTTCCTGCTCTTTGGCTTTTGGCTAACGGTGAAATACATTCTCCAACACTACTGGAGGACGAATCAGCCTAAAGGAAGACTGATCATGCCGCCTTTCATGAAAAAAATGGAGTATTTTGAGGGAGGATTTTCAATCTTTGCTTCATTTGTTG GTATTATGGTTGAACAGTTTGTGGTGGATGGACCGCATGCCCACCTTTACAACAGAGAGACAGCTTCATGGGTGAAACTGATGAACTGGCAGCATGGCACCATGTATCTGTTCTTTGGGATCTATGGAATAGTACTGGTTGGCAGTACTGCATCCAAACTGGTGCCAGCTGGTGTTGACCGCCTTGCTCTCTCCTTGGCTCTTTTTGTTGAAG GGTTTCTGTTCTATTACCACGTGCACAATCGGCCCATGCTGGATGCTCACATCCACTCCCTGCTGCTCGTGGCTGTGTTCAGCGGATCGGCCAGCACCATGTTGGAGGTGTTCATTAGAGACAACATTATtttggagctgttcagaggatgCCTGTTCATCCTGCAGGGCTCGTGGTTCTACCAG attGGATTTGTACTTTACCCATTAAGTGGACCAGAGTGGGACCTGGAACAGCACGGCAACGTCATGTTTGTTACAATGTGCTTCTGCTGGCATTTAGCTGTGGCCATGCTTTTAGTCGCCTGCACCTCCTTTGTGGTTTGGTT CACAGTGAAGCGATGCTCACGAAAGGGACGGGACATAGAGATTGGAATGCGAAATACATCCTCCAAATCAAGCTCCCAGAAGGCTTTGCTTGAAGACTCAGATGAAGAGTGA
- the nfrkb gene encoding nuclear factor related to kappa-B-binding protein isoform X2 yields the protein MDALTDMLTDPLDPKEENDGQITEECMLGNCRVNLPEDLLEDPEIFFSVMSESTWSEVLSDSQRQHLRQFLPQFPDNNVAEQDSTISDLFNNRDFNFGNPLHLAQKLFRDGYFNPEVVKYRQLCAKSQRKRHLYSLQQYYHRLLKQILVSRKELLEFALHNGLDFPPKRKLPSKTHAEMREPRVRRRLSCILKEVKTECGDSNASSDDDDISLWTPAPQSPSSPTPTVSLRVLPSLSTQDMKISEKIELGEQDLKAMLQNHREKRKRQPDHPDLMTSDIHLGDILSRTNIGRKGTMPLFDLSLPKKKIKDERRKKKLRTIKVESEDPCEILAPSDTPSAPPANIINSLPDTPSTPLPNIKEEIVEESQSSPVTVEEIAVSFFSLLENILRADSLCSTSMLEDKVQMWQSSPASSLNVWFSSVPCWSDLVLQALQFLAGETKDGMMALPSGFAPFVEFADESQQWRWIGPTQDTEKDLSALCQLWLDSKDLVVKTENEDMLEITSPTPRVSTDYVVRPSTGDERQVFQIQEQQRYNQPHKAFTFRMHGFESVVGPVKGVFDKEMSLNKAREHTLLRSDRPPYVTILSLVRDAAARLPNGEGTRAEICELLKDSQFLAPDVTSAQVNTVVSGALDRLHYEKDPCVKYDIGRKLWIYLHRSRSQEEFERIHQAQAAAAKARKALQQKPKPASKPKSGSKDGGSKTPGCLEAGQEIGSIPMSPTPTTPTINTPGTPKSPLPCVATTPTKTGVPDTIKSSPGVLLVSPPSLPQLGAILPSSQAGPAASQAVTSQHSARIVSHLAAGSLPQVRVVSAQPGLGSSAGSQQATLVHQTPHQIRMPVSVAAKGISQAVVSVPLRSQSSSSPVQAPTTLSVSAVAVAKPHTGSPGSPANNPASPAVLQGVASPNIKQVSITGQLGMKTPGGAGIPITATNLRIQGKDVLRLPPSSITTDAKGQTVLRITPDMMATLAKSPVATVKLTPDFLSTATTGSKSISATLHVTPPHPSPSSASSATSCTGEIQTSKAGPVASTLLKAAGDTAIRLMPTLAVTVGDQKSRTFSTVSSPDKSGATIRIMPGLGVIPQKQGQTITMTTTTGGKPLTASTCANVVTMPASVVAGAKGITVAPGASGSPLTLGTATATVRQVPATVVTTQTGKLPARITVPLSVLNQPLKSKSVVTTPIVKGSLNTNISSLGRNIILTTMPAGTKLIAGNKPVSFVTAQQLQQLQQQGQATQVRIQTVQAQQLQQHMAAGSPKSVSTVVVTTAPSPKCSTDPPPAPHQ from the exons atggATGCCCTCACCGACATGCTTACTGACCCTCTTGATCCAAAAGAAGAAAACGATGGACAAATCACAGAGGAATGCATGCTGGGGAACTGTAGGGTGAACCTCCCAGAGGACCTGCTTGAGGAC CCTGAAATCTTCTTCTCTGTGATGAGCGAAAGCACCTGGAGTGAAGTACTGTCGGATTCCCAAAGGCAGCACCTCCGTCAGTTTTTGCCACAGTTTCCTGACAACAATGTTGCAGAGCAGGACAGCACCATCAGTGACCTATTCAACAACAGAGACTTTAACTTTGGAAATCCCCTTCATCTTGCACAAAAATTATTCAGAG ACGGTTACTTCAATCCTGAGGTGGTGAAGTACAGACAACTTTGTGCCAAGTCGCAGAGAAAGCGACACTTGTACTCCCTTCAGCAGTATTACCACAGGCTGTTGAAGCAGATCCTCGTCTCCAGAAAG gagctgctggagttcGCGCTTCATAATGGCCTGGACTTTCCACCAAAAAGAAAGTTACCGTCCAAGACTCATGCTGAAATGCGGGAGCCAAGGGTGAGAAGAAGATTGAGCTGCATATTGAAGGAGGTCAAAACTGAGTGTGGAGATAGCAATGCTTCATCTGATGATGACG ACATTTCATTATGGACTCCGGCACCACAGTCCCCTTCCTCTCCGACGCCCACTGTCTCGCTCAGAGTTCTTCCCAGCCTCTCCACCCAGGACATGAAGATTAGTG AAAAAATAGAACTAGGGGAGCAGGACTTGAAGGCCATGCTGCAGAACCATCGAGAGAAGAGGAAGCGACAGCCA GACCATCCAGACTTGATGACCTCTGATATTCATCTTGGAGACATACTCTCAAGGACGAATATTGGTCGGAAGGGGACTATGC CACTCTTTGATCTGTCTCTGCCTAAGAAGAAGATaaaagatgagaggaggaagaagaaactgaGGACCATAAAAGTGGAATCTGAGGATCCCTGTGAAATTCTTGCACCTTCAGACACTCCATCAGCTCCACCAGCCAACATCATCAACTCCCTGCCGGACACACCCTCTACTCCACTGCCCAACATCAAGGAGGA AATTGTGGAGGAGTCTCAGAGCAGCCCGGTTACAGTTGAGGAAATAGCCGTCAGTTTCTTCAGCTTGCTGGAGAACATCTTAAGGGCAGACAGTCTTTGCAGTACTTCAATG CTGGAGGACAAAGTTCAGATGTGGCAGTCGTCTCCAGCCAGCTCGCTCAACGTGTGGTTTTCGTCTGTGCCGTGTTGGTCTGACCTGGTTCTTCAAGCCCTGCAGTTTCTTGCAGGAGAGACTAAAG ATGGCATGATGGCCCTGCCCAGTGGCTTTGCTCCATTTGTGGAATTTGCTGATGAATCTCAGCAGTGGAGGTGGATTG GCCCCACTCAGGACACAGAGAAGGATCTCAGTGCTCTCTGTCAGCTGTGGCTGGACTCTAAAGATTTAGTTGTCAAG acagaaaatgaggacATGCTGGAGATTACTTCTCCCACACCAAGAGT TTCAACTGATTATGTGGTGCGACCCAGCACCGGAGATGAGAGACAAGTGTTTCAAATCCAg gAGCAGCAGCGATACAACCAGCCACATAAAGCCTTCACCTTTCGGATGCACGGCTTTGAATCTGTGGTCGGGCCCGTTAAAGGGGTGTTTGATAAAGAGATGTCTCTCAACAAAGCCAGGGAGCACACGCTGCTCCGCTCAGACCGACCGCCATACGTCACCATTCTCTCTCTGG tGCGGGACGCAGCAGCCAGGTTACCCAATGGAGAAGGAACAAGGGCAGAGATCTGCGAACTGTTGAAAGACTCACAGTTTCTTGCTCCAGATGTCACCAGTGCACAG GTGAACACAGTTGTGAGTGGAGCTCTGGACAGACTTCACTATGAGAAAGACCCCTGCGTGAAGTACGACATCGGCCGTAAACTCTGGATTTACCTGCACCGCAGTCGCAGTCAAGAGGAGTTTG AGAGGATCCACCAGGCTCAAGCCGCTGCTGCAAAGGCTCGAAAAGCCCTACAGCAGAAACCTAAACCTGCATCCAAGCCT AAGTCTGGGAGTAAAGACGGAGGCAGTAAAACCCCGGGATGTCTGGAGGCAGGACAGGAGATCGGTTCCATTCCCATGTCACCAACCCCGACTACACCCACCATAAACACACCTGGAACCCCTAAGTCACCCTTACCCTGCGTAGCCACCACGCCAACAAAGACTGGAGTCCCGGATACAATCAAATCCAGCCCAGG TGTTCTTCTTGTGTCGCCTCCCTCGTTGCCCCAGCTGGGAGCCATCTTACCCAGCAGTCAGGCTGGCCCAGCAGCTTCGCAGGCGGTCACATCCCAACACTCGGCTCGGATAGTGAGTCACCTGGCGGCAGGCTCCCTCCCTCAGGTGCGGGTGGTTTCGGCTCAGCCTGGTCTGGGTTCTTCAGCGGGAAGTCAGCAGGCCACACTGGTGCATCAGACCCCTCACCAGATCAGGATGCCGGTGTCAGTGGCAGCCAAGGGCATTTCACAG GCAGTGGTTTCTGTGCCTCTGAGGAGTCAGTCCTCCAGTAGTCCAGTCCAGGCGCCGACCACCCTGTCTGTATCTGCTGTAGCTGTGGCCAAACCTCACACTGGATCACCTGGTAGCCCAGCTAACAACCCTGCCTCCCCTGCTGTGCTGCAAGGGGTCGCCAGCCCGAATATCAAACAG gtgTCCATCACGGGCCAGTTGGGAATGAAGACtccaggaggagcaggaatTCCTATAACGGCAACAAACCTGCGCATCCAGGGTAAAGATGTCCTACGTCTTCCACCATCCTCCATCACCACCGACGCTAAGGGCCAGACGGTGCTGCGGATCACCCCAGACATGATGGCAACTCTTGCCAAATCACCCGTCGCGACTGTCAAACTCACCCCTGACTTCCTGAGCACGGCCACCACGGGCAGCAAGAGCATATCGGCCACTCTCCATGTGACGCCGCCCCACCCTTCaccttcctctgcctccagtGCCACATCCTGCACAGGGGAGATACAGACCTCTAAAGCAGGCCCTGTTGCTTCCACCTTGTTGAAGGCTGCAGGAGACACAGCCATACGTCTGATGCCCACATTGGCGGTCACTGTGGGTGACCAGAAATCTCGGACCTTCTCCACCGTGTCCTCTCCCGACAAGAGTGGCGCCACCATTCGGATAATGCCAGGCCTTGGTGTTATTCCGCAGAAACAGGGTCAGACCATCACAATGACGACCACCACTGGCGGCAAACCACTCACAGCATCTACATGTGCTAATGTAGTGACCATGCCCGCCAGTGTTGTGGCCGGTGCCAAGGGGATCACAGTGGCTCCTGGAGCCTCGGGCTCACCTCTGACACTGGGAACAGCTACAGCCACTGTGCGGCAGGTCCCTGCCACTGTGGTGACTACACAAACA GGGAAGTTACCTGCACGGATAACTGtgcccctctctgtcctcaacCAACCATTGAAGAGCAAGAGTGTTGTGACCACACCTATTGTGAAAGGAAGTTTAAACACAAA catcagcagtctGGGCAGGAACATCATCCTGACCACCATGCCTGCTGGCACGAAGCTGATCGCAGGGAACAAACCAGTCAGCTTcgtcacagcacagcagttgcagcagcttcagcagcagggacAGGCCACACAG GTTCGCATCCAGACGGTGCAAgcgcagcagctccagcagcacatGGCAGCAGGCTCGCCGAAATCTGTCTCCACAGTTGTAGTCACAACAGCACCTTCACCCAAATGTTCCACTGACCCCCCGCCTGCACCTCATCAGTGA
- the nfrkb gene encoding nuclear factor related to kappa-B-binding protein isoform X1 — MCFSARKTSRLAQRRRMDALTDMLTDPLDPKEENDGQITEECMLGNCRVNLPEDLLEDPEIFFSVMSESTWSEVLSDSQRQHLRQFLPQFPDNNVAEQDSTISDLFNNRDFNFGNPLHLAQKLFRDGYFNPEVVKYRQLCAKSQRKRHLYSLQQYYHRLLKQILVSRKELLEFALHNGLDFPPKRKLPSKTHAEMREPRVRRRLSCILKEVKTECGDSNASSDDDDISLWTPAPQSPSSPTPTVSLRVLPSLSTQDMKISEKIELGEQDLKAMLQNHREKRKRQPDHPDLMTSDIHLGDILSRTNIGRKGTMPLFDLSLPKKKIKDERRKKKLRTIKVESEDPCEILAPSDTPSAPPANIINSLPDTPSTPLPNIKEEIVEESQSSPVTVEEIAVSFFSLLENILRADSLCSTSMLEDKVQMWQSSPASSLNVWFSSVPCWSDLVLQALQFLAGETKDGMMALPSGFAPFVEFADESQQWRWIGPTQDTEKDLSALCQLWLDSKDLVVKTENEDMLEITSPTPRVSTDYVVRPSTGDERQVFQIQEQQRYNQPHKAFTFRMHGFESVVGPVKGVFDKEMSLNKAREHTLLRSDRPPYVTILSLVRDAAARLPNGEGTRAEICELLKDSQFLAPDVTSAQVNTVVSGALDRLHYEKDPCVKYDIGRKLWIYLHRSRSQEEFERIHQAQAAAAKARKALQQKPKPASKPKSGSKDGGSKTPGCLEAGQEIGSIPMSPTPTTPTINTPGTPKSPLPCVATTPTKTGVPDTIKSSPGVLLVSPPSLPQLGAILPSSQAGPAASQAVTSQHSARIVSHLAAGSLPQVRVVSAQPGLGSSAGSQQATLVHQTPHQIRMPVSVAAKGISQAVVSVPLRSQSSSSPVQAPTTLSVSAVAVAKPHTGSPGSPANNPASPAVLQGVASPNIKQVSITGQLGMKTPGGAGIPITATNLRIQGKDVLRLPPSSITTDAKGQTVLRITPDMMATLAKSPVATVKLTPDFLSTATTGSKSISATLHVTPPHPSPSSASSATSCTGEIQTSKAGPVASTLLKAAGDTAIRLMPTLAVTVGDQKSRTFSTVSSPDKSGATIRIMPGLGVIPQKQGQTITMTTTTGGKPLTASTCANVVTMPASVVAGAKGITVAPGASGSPLTLGTATATVRQVPATVVTTQTGKLPARITVPLSVLNQPLKSKSVVTTPIVKGSLNTNISSLGRNIILTTMPAGTKLIAGNKPVSFVTAQQLQQLQQQGQATQVRIQTVQAQQLQQHMAAGSPKSVSTVVVTTAPSPKCSTDPPPAPHQ, encoded by the exons atgtgtttttctgcgCGAAAGACTTCAAGGttggcacagaggaggagaatggATGCCCTCACCGACATGCTTACTGACCCTCTTGATCCAAAAGAAGAAAACGATGGACAAATCACAGAGGAATGCATGCTGGGGAACTGTAGGGTGAACCTCCCAGAGGACCTGCTTGAGGAC CCTGAAATCTTCTTCTCTGTGATGAGCGAAAGCACCTGGAGTGAAGTACTGTCGGATTCCCAAAGGCAGCACCTCCGTCAGTTTTTGCCACAGTTTCCTGACAACAATGTTGCAGAGCAGGACAGCACCATCAGTGACCTATTCAACAACAGAGACTTTAACTTTGGAAATCCCCTTCATCTTGCACAAAAATTATTCAGAG ACGGTTACTTCAATCCTGAGGTGGTGAAGTACAGACAACTTTGTGCCAAGTCGCAGAGAAAGCGACACTTGTACTCCCTTCAGCAGTATTACCACAGGCTGTTGAAGCAGATCCTCGTCTCCAGAAAG gagctgctggagttcGCGCTTCATAATGGCCTGGACTTTCCACCAAAAAGAAAGTTACCGTCCAAGACTCATGCTGAAATGCGGGAGCCAAGGGTGAGAAGAAGATTGAGCTGCATATTGAAGGAGGTCAAAACTGAGTGTGGAGATAGCAATGCTTCATCTGATGATGACG ACATTTCATTATGGACTCCGGCACCACAGTCCCCTTCCTCTCCGACGCCCACTGTCTCGCTCAGAGTTCTTCCCAGCCTCTCCACCCAGGACATGAAGATTAGTG AAAAAATAGAACTAGGGGAGCAGGACTTGAAGGCCATGCTGCAGAACCATCGAGAGAAGAGGAAGCGACAGCCA GACCATCCAGACTTGATGACCTCTGATATTCATCTTGGAGACATACTCTCAAGGACGAATATTGGTCGGAAGGGGACTATGC CACTCTTTGATCTGTCTCTGCCTAAGAAGAAGATaaaagatgagaggaggaagaagaaactgaGGACCATAAAAGTGGAATCTGAGGATCCCTGTGAAATTCTTGCACCTTCAGACACTCCATCAGCTCCACCAGCCAACATCATCAACTCCCTGCCGGACACACCCTCTACTCCACTGCCCAACATCAAGGAGGA AATTGTGGAGGAGTCTCAGAGCAGCCCGGTTACAGTTGAGGAAATAGCCGTCAGTTTCTTCAGCTTGCTGGAGAACATCTTAAGGGCAGACAGTCTTTGCAGTACTTCAATG CTGGAGGACAAAGTTCAGATGTGGCAGTCGTCTCCAGCCAGCTCGCTCAACGTGTGGTTTTCGTCTGTGCCGTGTTGGTCTGACCTGGTTCTTCAAGCCCTGCAGTTTCTTGCAGGAGAGACTAAAG ATGGCATGATGGCCCTGCCCAGTGGCTTTGCTCCATTTGTGGAATTTGCTGATGAATCTCAGCAGTGGAGGTGGATTG GCCCCACTCAGGACACAGAGAAGGATCTCAGTGCTCTCTGTCAGCTGTGGCTGGACTCTAAAGATTTAGTTGTCAAG acagaaaatgaggacATGCTGGAGATTACTTCTCCCACACCAAGAGT TTCAACTGATTATGTGGTGCGACCCAGCACCGGAGATGAGAGACAAGTGTTTCAAATCCAg gAGCAGCAGCGATACAACCAGCCACATAAAGCCTTCACCTTTCGGATGCACGGCTTTGAATCTGTGGTCGGGCCCGTTAAAGGGGTGTTTGATAAAGAGATGTCTCTCAACAAAGCCAGGGAGCACACGCTGCTCCGCTCAGACCGACCGCCATACGTCACCATTCTCTCTCTGG tGCGGGACGCAGCAGCCAGGTTACCCAATGGAGAAGGAACAAGGGCAGAGATCTGCGAACTGTTGAAAGACTCACAGTTTCTTGCTCCAGATGTCACCAGTGCACAG GTGAACACAGTTGTGAGTGGAGCTCTGGACAGACTTCACTATGAGAAAGACCCCTGCGTGAAGTACGACATCGGCCGTAAACTCTGGATTTACCTGCACCGCAGTCGCAGTCAAGAGGAGTTTG AGAGGATCCACCAGGCTCAAGCCGCTGCTGCAAAGGCTCGAAAAGCCCTACAGCAGAAACCTAAACCTGCATCCAAGCCT AAGTCTGGGAGTAAAGACGGAGGCAGTAAAACCCCGGGATGTCTGGAGGCAGGACAGGAGATCGGTTCCATTCCCATGTCACCAACCCCGACTACACCCACCATAAACACACCTGGAACCCCTAAGTCACCCTTACCCTGCGTAGCCACCACGCCAACAAAGACTGGAGTCCCGGATACAATCAAATCCAGCCCAGG TGTTCTTCTTGTGTCGCCTCCCTCGTTGCCCCAGCTGGGAGCCATCTTACCCAGCAGTCAGGCTGGCCCAGCAGCTTCGCAGGCGGTCACATCCCAACACTCGGCTCGGATAGTGAGTCACCTGGCGGCAGGCTCCCTCCCTCAGGTGCGGGTGGTTTCGGCTCAGCCTGGTCTGGGTTCTTCAGCGGGAAGTCAGCAGGCCACACTGGTGCATCAGACCCCTCACCAGATCAGGATGCCGGTGTCAGTGGCAGCCAAGGGCATTTCACAG GCAGTGGTTTCTGTGCCTCTGAGGAGTCAGTCCTCCAGTAGTCCAGTCCAGGCGCCGACCACCCTGTCTGTATCTGCTGTAGCTGTGGCCAAACCTCACACTGGATCACCTGGTAGCCCAGCTAACAACCCTGCCTCCCCTGCTGTGCTGCAAGGGGTCGCCAGCCCGAATATCAAACAG gtgTCCATCACGGGCCAGTTGGGAATGAAGACtccaggaggagcaggaatTCCTATAACGGCAACAAACCTGCGCATCCAGGGTAAAGATGTCCTACGTCTTCCACCATCCTCCATCACCACCGACGCTAAGGGCCAGACGGTGCTGCGGATCACCCCAGACATGATGGCAACTCTTGCCAAATCACCCGTCGCGACTGTCAAACTCACCCCTGACTTCCTGAGCACGGCCACCACGGGCAGCAAGAGCATATCGGCCACTCTCCATGTGACGCCGCCCCACCCTTCaccttcctctgcctccagtGCCACATCCTGCACAGGGGAGATACAGACCTCTAAAGCAGGCCCTGTTGCTTCCACCTTGTTGAAGGCTGCAGGAGACACAGCCATACGTCTGATGCCCACATTGGCGGTCACTGTGGGTGACCAGAAATCTCGGACCTTCTCCACCGTGTCCTCTCCCGACAAGAGTGGCGCCACCATTCGGATAATGCCAGGCCTTGGTGTTATTCCGCAGAAACAGGGTCAGACCATCACAATGACGACCACCACTGGCGGCAAACCACTCACAGCATCTACATGTGCTAATGTAGTGACCATGCCCGCCAGTGTTGTGGCCGGTGCCAAGGGGATCACAGTGGCTCCTGGAGCCTCGGGCTCACCTCTGACACTGGGAACAGCTACAGCCACTGTGCGGCAGGTCCCTGCCACTGTGGTGACTACACAAACA GGGAAGTTACCTGCACGGATAACTGtgcccctctctgtcctcaacCAACCATTGAAGAGCAAGAGTGTTGTGACCACACCTATTGTGAAAGGAAGTTTAAACACAAA catcagcagtctGGGCAGGAACATCATCCTGACCACCATGCCTGCTGGCACGAAGCTGATCGCAGGGAACAAACCAGTCAGCTTcgtcacagcacagcagttgcagcagcttcagcagcagggacAGGCCACACAG GTTCGCATCCAGACGGTGCAAgcgcagcagctccagcagcacatGGCAGCAGGCTCGCCGAAATCTGTCTCCACAGTTGTAGTCACAACAGCACCTTCACCCAAATGTTCCACTGACCCCCCGCCTGCACCTCATCAGTGA